One window of Haemorhous mexicanus isolate bHaeMex1 chromosome 16, bHaeMex1.pri, whole genome shotgun sequence genomic DNA carries:
- the LOC132334623 gene encoding zinc finger protein 239-like yields MESREDKSPRQYLAAEAVLSGSTAQEPNGEEKPRRSRTRRSCKRRWRGSEGERASLGREGGRRWSQSSELVLHEQLHDGEKPHKCEECGKSFRWNSELIRHQRTHTGERPYECDQCRKRFQTSSNLLQHQHTHTEERPFRCPDCGQGFRQNAHLVTHRRIHAGERPYKCGECGKSFSQHSNLLVHQRIHTGERPYKCSKCGKRFKTSFHLLQHYHIHSEERPFQCPDCGKGFKHNSTLITHRRIHTGERPYECPQCGKSFSQSSTLTKHQRRHR; encoded by the coding sequence atggagagcagggaggacaaatccccacGGCAGTACCTGGCAGCAGAGGCCGTTTTGAGCGGCTCCACGGCGCAGGAACCCaacggggaggaaaagccccggAGATCCCGCACGAGGAGGAGCTGCAAACGCAGATGGcggggatctgagggggaaagagccagcctgggccggGAAGGCGGCCGGAGATGGAGCCAGAGCTcggagctggtgctgcatgagcagctccatgatggggagaagccccacaagtgtgaggagtgtgggaagagcttcaggtggaaCTCTGAGCTGATCAGGCAccagaggacccacactggggaacggccctacgagtgtgatcagtgcaggaagaggtttcagaccagctccaatctcctccagcaccagcacactCACACAGAagagaggcccttccgctgccccgactGCGGGCAGGGCTTCAGGCAGAATGCCCATCTTGTCACGCACCGACGCATCCAcgctggggagaggccctacaagtgtggggagtgtgggaagagcttcagccagcATTCCAACCTGCTTGTCCACCAaaggatccacactggggagaggccctacaaGTGTTCCAAGTGTGGGAAGCGGTTTAAGACCAGCttccatctcctccagcactATCACATTCACAgtgaggagaggcccttccagtGCCCTGACTGCGGGAAGGGATTCAAGCACAACTCCACCCTCATCACccaccggcgcatccacactggggagaggccctacgagtgtccccagtgtgggaagagcttctcaCAGAGCTCTACCTTGACAAAACACCAACGCAGGCACcggtaa